Proteins encoded within one genomic window of Streptomyces kaniharaensis:
- a CDS encoding I78 family peptidase inhibitor: MAGTDEAQPGAAGDAEGYAGLRVERAEELARRHGWASVRVLAPGAMMTMDHREGRLNLAVRDGVVERSWEG, encoded by the coding sequence ATGGCTGGGACCGACGAGGCGCAGCCGGGCGCGGCGGGGGACGCCGAAGGGTACGCGGGGCTGCGGGTCGAACGGGCCGAGGAGCTGGCCCGGCGGCACGGGTGGGCGTCGGTCCGGGTGCTGGCGCCGGGGGCGATGATGACCATGGACCACCGGGAGGGGCGGCTCAACCTCGCGGTGCGGGACGGCGTGGTGGAGCGCAGCTGGGAGGGCTGA
- the fabG gene encoding 3-oxoacyl-ACP reductase FabG codes for MTEQSTPRVAVVTGAARGLGAATAVRLAADGYAVAVLDLDEAAGKDTVDRITAAGGRAVAIGADVSDAEQVQTAVDRVVAELGAPVVLVNNAGVLRDNLLFKMSESDWDTVMNVHLRGAFLMTRAVQKHMVDAGFGRIVNLSSSSAQGNRGQANYSAAKAGLQGFTKTLAIELGKFGITANAVAPGFIATDMTAATAARVGMDFEDFKRAAASQIPVQRVGLPEDVAHTISFLASEGAGFVSGQVIYVAGGPLD; via the coding sequence ATGACCGAGCAGAGCACCCCCCGGGTCGCCGTCGTCACCGGCGCCGCACGCGGCCTCGGCGCCGCCACCGCCGTCCGGCTGGCCGCCGACGGCTACGCCGTCGCCGTCCTCGACCTCGACGAGGCGGCCGGCAAGGACACCGTCGACCGGATCACCGCGGCCGGCGGCAGGGCCGTGGCGATCGGCGCCGACGTCTCGGACGCCGAGCAGGTGCAGACCGCCGTGGACCGCGTCGTGGCCGAGCTCGGCGCCCCGGTCGTACTCGTCAACAACGCGGGCGTGCTCCGCGACAACCTGCTCTTCAAGATGTCCGAGTCCGACTGGGACACGGTCATGAACGTCCATCTTCGCGGCGCCTTCCTGATGACCCGCGCGGTGCAGAAGCACATGGTCGACGCCGGCTTCGGCCGAATCGTCAACCTGTCCTCCTCGTCCGCCCAGGGCAACCGCGGCCAGGCCAACTACTCCGCCGCCAAGGCCGGTCTCCAGGGCTTCACCAAGACTTTGGCCATCGAGCTCGGCAAGTTCGGCATCACCGCCAACGCGGTGGCCCCCGGGTTCATCGCCACGGACATGACGGCGGCCACCGCCGCCCGGGTCGGCATGGACTTCGAAGACTTCAAGCGGGCTGCGGCCTCTCAGATCCCGGTCCAGCGGGTCGGTCTGCCTGAGGATGTCGCCCACACCATCTCGTTCCTGGCGAGCGAGGGGGCCGGATTCGTCTCCGGCCAGGTGATCTACGTCGCCGGCGGCCCCCTCGACTGA
- a CDS encoding MarR family winged helix-turn-helix transcriptional regulator, with protein sequence MGADLTAPQFAVLLVLALEPGADQRTVGERASLDKATMAEMVARLVRRGLVLRRRDPADGRRKLLALSQSGAQAVREATGGVVRVQRTLFEPLSADEQVEIVRVMAKIARLEPAAVVFTDSRPILDAQRAIGYLIRVSQQVHTKLWSEHVGAELTAPQYAVLDALELEPGADQRTVGELASLDKATMAEMVSRLVRRGLVQRRRDPSDGRRNLLSLSPAGQDLLHRSAAGVAQVQRLLLAPLEEHEHEPALALIAKAARL encoded by the coding sequence GTGGGAGCCGATCTCACGGCTCCGCAGTTCGCCGTACTGCTGGTCCTCGCCCTGGAACCGGGCGCCGACCAGCGGACAGTCGGCGAGCGTGCCTCGCTGGACAAGGCCACGATGGCGGAGATGGTCGCGCGGCTGGTCCGCCGCGGCCTTGTGCTGCGAAGGCGTGACCCGGCCGACGGCCGGCGCAAGCTCCTCGCTCTCTCGCAGAGCGGGGCCCAGGCGGTGCGCGAGGCCACCGGCGGAGTGGTCCGTGTGCAGCGCACCCTGTTCGAGCCGCTGAGCGCGGACGAGCAGGTCGAGATCGTCCGGGTGATGGCCAAGATAGCCAGGCTGGAGCCAGCCGCGGTCGTTTTCACCGACTCGCGGCCGATACTGGACGCCCAGCGGGCGATCGGTTACCTGATCAGGGTGAGCCAGCAGGTGCACACCAAGCTCTGGTCGGAGCACGTCGGCGCGGAGCTGACGGCGCCCCAGTACGCGGTGCTGGACGCGCTGGAGCTGGAGCCCGGGGCCGACCAGCGGACGGTCGGTGAACTGGCCTCGCTGGACAAGGCGACGATGGCCGAGATGGTGAGCCGTCTCGTCCGCCGCGGTCTTGTGCAGCGCCGCCGGGACCCCTCGGACGGGCGGCGCAACCTGCTCTCGCTCTCGCCGGCCGGTCAGGATCTGCTGCACCGCTCGGCCGCGGGTGTCGCCCAGGTCCAGCGGCTGCTGCTGGCGCCACTGGAGGAGCACGAGCACGAGCCCGCGCTTGCGCTCATCGCCAAGGCGGCCAGGCTGTAG
- a CDS encoding aldo/keto reductase, with amino-acid sequence MSSIPNVTLNDGTQIPQLGFGVWQVPDGEATPAVRTAIEAGYRSIDTAAIYENEAGTGQAVAEALANGVAREDLYITTKLWNSGTRDWSGEQGRDAVLREFDASLAKLGLDYIDLYLIHWPRPMHGSYLNIWKAFEQLRKDGRVRSIGVSNFGPEQLTRLIDEASVVPVLNQVELHPYFPQDELRAFHAQHGIATEAWSPLGQGKELLAEPALAKIAEKHGRMVAQVVLRWHLQSGVIAIPKSVTPSRIRENLDVTGFELDADDLAAIAGIATGKRIGPDPQHFDWN; translated from the coding sequence GTGAGCAGCATCCCCAACGTGACGCTGAACGACGGCACGCAGATCCCGCAGCTCGGCTTCGGCGTGTGGCAGGTCCCGGACGGCGAGGCCACCCCCGCCGTCCGCACCGCGATCGAGGCCGGCTACCGCTCCATCGACACCGCGGCGATCTACGAGAACGAGGCGGGCACCGGCCAGGCGGTCGCCGAGGCGCTGGCGAACGGCGTGGCCCGCGAGGACCTCTACATCACCACCAAGCTGTGGAACTCCGGCACCCGCGACTGGTCCGGCGAGCAGGGCCGGGACGCGGTGCTGCGCGAGTTCGACGCCTCGCTGGCCAAGCTCGGCCTGGACTACATCGACCTCTACCTGATCCACTGGCCGCGCCCGATGCACGGCAGCTACCTGAACATCTGGAAGGCCTTCGAGCAGCTGCGCAAGGACGGCCGGGTCAGGTCCATCGGCGTCTCCAACTTCGGCCCCGAGCAGCTGACCCGCCTGATCGACGAGGCCTCGGTCGTCCCGGTGCTGAACCAGGTCGAGCTGCACCCGTACTTCCCGCAGGACGAGCTGCGCGCCTTCCACGCCCAGCACGGCATCGCCACCGAGGCGTGGAGCCCGCTGGGCCAGGGCAAGGAGCTGCTCGCCGAGCCGGCGCTGGCGAAGATCGCCGAGAAGCACGGCCGCATGGTCGCTCAGGTCGTGCTCCGCTGGCACCTGCAGAGCGGCGTGATCGCCATCCCGAAGTCGGTCACCCCATCCCGGATCCGGGAGAACCTGGACGTGACCGGCTTCGAGCTGGACGCGGACGACCTCGCCGCGATCGCCGGGATCGCCACCGGCAAGCGGATCGGACCGGACCCGCAGCACTTCGACTGGAACTGA
- a CDS encoding ABC transporter transmembrane domain-containing protein: MPLASLPLADPGRPDLSSSLAFLRWLRRSQRRGQVLSTCWALLEMGCQAALPIPLGYGVQAAVDGDAAGIWRAGAAVIALAAVTSLATVLLHRQAVWNWLHAVTQVRQSVARQASQLGGALSRRIATGEVVAVGSGDVAKIGWYVELTARLRAAVLVWLAVGAVILVVEPLLGLAVLLGVPVLAVSVWPLLGPFERRYDEQRALGGKATTLAADTVAGLRVLRGIGGEELFLARYRAASQEVRAAAVRSARIWSLMQAQQVLLPGLFVVGVTWYGARLAADGRLAVGTLVAVYGATVYLAGPLRILGEAAHAWSVARVSGGRAVRLLSLDRADEAVAGDSPGSVLGRAERGDLYDPATGLTARAGELTAVVCGDPDFAGALAERLGGHVPRTEGEPAQPSVRLGGTELDAVPLAEARAAVLVHDKEPVLLSGTLAGLLDIPASGRVAAAEALAAARADDVLEALVDGSPDCAGDVMRARITERGRSLSGGQRQRLALARSLLADPPVLVLDEPTSAVDAHTEARIAAGLRENRAGRTTVVFATSPLLLDRADRVVLVHEGRAVAAGRHRELMDTEPAYRAVVTRAVEPAVVGEGG, translated from the coding sequence ATGCCGCTCGCGTCCCTGCCCCTGGCCGATCCCGGCCGTCCCGATCTCTCCTCATCGTTGGCCTTCCTGCGCTGGCTTCGGCGAAGCCAGCGGCGCGGGCAGGTGCTCTCCACCTGCTGGGCGCTGCTGGAGATGGGCTGTCAGGCCGCCCTGCCGATACCGCTCGGGTACGGCGTCCAGGCCGCCGTGGACGGCGACGCGGCCGGGATCTGGCGGGCCGGTGCCGCCGTGATCGCGCTCGCCGCGGTGACCTCGCTCGCCACCGTGCTGTTGCACCGACAGGCGGTCTGGAACTGGCTCCACGCCGTCACCCAGGTACGGCAGTCGGTCGCCCGGCAGGCATCGCAGCTCGGTGGCGCGCTGTCCCGGCGGATCGCCACCGGTGAGGTGGTGGCGGTCGGCAGCGGGGACGTCGCGAAGATCGGCTGGTACGTCGAGCTGACCGCACGCCTGCGGGCCGCGGTGCTCGTCTGGCTGGCCGTCGGTGCGGTGATCCTGGTGGTCGAGCCGCTGCTCGGCCTGGCCGTGCTGCTCGGCGTCCCGGTGCTGGCGGTGTCCGTCTGGCCGCTGCTCGGGCCGTTCGAGCGGCGCTACGACGAGCAGCGGGCGCTGGGCGGCAAGGCCACCACGCTGGCCGCCGACACCGTCGCCGGGCTGCGGGTGCTGCGCGGGATCGGTGGCGAGGAGCTGTTCCTCGCCCGCTACCGGGCCGCGTCCCAGGAGGTTCGGGCCGCGGCCGTCCGCTCGGCCCGGATCTGGTCGCTGATGCAGGCCCAGCAGGTGCTGCTGCCCGGGCTGTTCGTGGTCGGGGTGACGTGGTACGGGGCCAGGCTGGCAGCCGACGGGCGGCTCGCCGTCGGCACCCTGGTCGCGGTGTACGGGGCGACGGTCTACCTGGCCGGGCCGCTGCGGATCCTGGGCGAGGCCGCGCACGCGTGGAGCGTCGCGCGGGTCTCCGGCGGGCGAGCCGTCCGCCTGCTCTCGCTCGACCGCGCGGACGAGGCGGTGGCCGGTGACTCGCCCGGGTCGGTACTCGGCCGGGCCGAGCGCGGCGACCTGTACGACCCGGCGACCGGGCTGACCGCGCGGGCAGGCGAACTGACCGCCGTGGTCTGCGGGGACCCGGACTTCGCCGGGGCGCTCGCCGAGCGGCTCGGCGGGCACGTCCCGCGCACCGAGGGCGAGCCGGCGCAGCCCTCCGTCCGGCTCGGCGGCACCGAGCTGGACGCCGTACCGCTCGCCGAGGCCAGGGCGGCGGTGCTGGTCCACGACAAGGAGCCGGTGCTGCTCTCCGGCACCCTCGCCGGGCTGCTCGACATCCCGGCCTCGGGCCGGGTGGCGGCCGCCGAGGCGCTGGCCGCCGCCCGGGCCGACGACGTGCTGGAGGCCCTGGTGGACGGCTCGCCGGACTGCGCGGGGGACGTGATGCGGGCCCGGATCACCGAGCGGGGCCGCTCGCTCTCCGGCGGCCAGCGGCAGCGGCTGGCGCTGGCCCGCTCGCTGCTCGCGGACCCGCCCGTGCTCGTGCTGGACGAGCCGACCAGCGCGGTGGACGCCCACACCGAGGCGCGGATCGCCGCCGGGCTGCGGGAGAACCGGGCGGGCCGGACCACCGTGGTCTTCGCGACCAGCCCGCTGCTGCTCGACCGGGCCGACCGGGTGGTGCTGGTCCACGAGGGCCGGGCCGTCGCCGCCGGGCGGCACCGCGAACTCATGGACACCGAACCGGCCTACCGCGCCGTGGTCACCCGCGCCGTGGAGCCGGCCGTCGTGGGGGAGGGTGGATGA
- a CDS encoding ABC transporter ATP-binding protein: MKPPVHHEQGPATTLPVGSPAAVRAYLRLLARRHRSGFAAVVTLHSVATLAGLVGPWVLGTLVESLATDTAEGALAAAVGWYLAALVVQSAFTWWSRMRGAMLGERVLADLREDFLVRSVALPTGVLERAGTGDLVSRGTTDIDRLDKSVREAVPELAVAVVSLLLVLGALVVTSPMLALTALIGLPLLLVSSRWYFRRAPQSYRNESAADAAVNGVLAETVDAGRTVEALRLGEQRVRLTDRRLAEWLSWERYTLWLRSVWFPTIDAVYTAAVLATLVLGGLFALHGWITVGQLTSGVLYAQMLTGPVDLILRWYDELQIGQASLARLVGVREVPAHEGDESTRPAGRRVEARDVRFGYREGADVLHGISLDVAPGSRVALVGPSGAGKSTLGRLLAGIYAPGRGSVTLGGAALARMPAERVRAEVALVNQEHHVFVGTLRDNLRLAAPGAGDTELRAALDAVDAGDWVAALPHGLDTEVGSGGAALTPPQAQQLALARLVLADPHTLVLDEATSLLDPRAARHLERSLSRVLEGRTVIAIAHRLHTAHDADVIAVVEDGRISEYGSHPELVAAGGPYAALWRSWRDER, encoded by the coding sequence ATGAAGCCCCCCGTCCATCATGAACAGGGGCCGGCCACCACCCTGCCGGTCGGCTCCCCGGCGGCCGTACGCGCGTACCTGCGGCTGCTCGCCCGGCGGCACCGGAGCGGGTTCGCCGCGGTGGTGACGCTGCACTCGGTGGCGACCCTGGCCGGGCTGGTCGGGCCGTGGGTGCTCGGCACCCTGGTGGAGTCGCTCGCCACCGACACCGCCGAGGGCGCGCTCGCGGCGGCGGTCGGCTGGTATCTGGCGGCGCTGGTGGTGCAGTCCGCGTTCACCTGGTGGTCGCGGATGCGCGGCGCCATGCTCGGCGAGCGGGTGCTGGCCGACCTGCGCGAGGACTTCCTGGTCCGCTCGGTCGCGCTGCCGACCGGTGTGCTGGAGCGGGCCGGCACCGGGGACCTGGTCTCCCGGGGCACCACCGACATCGACCGGCTGGACAAGTCGGTGCGCGAGGCCGTGCCCGAACTGGCCGTAGCCGTCGTGTCGTTGCTGCTGGTGCTGGGCGCGCTGGTGGTCACCTCGCCGATGCTCGCGCTGACCGCGCTGATCGGTCTGCCGCTGCTGCTGGTCAGTTCCCGCTGGTACTTCCGGCGCGCGCCGCAGTCGTACCGCAACGAGTCGGCGGCGGACGCGGCCGTGAACGGCGTGCTGGCCGAGACGGTGGACGCCGGGCGGACGGTCGAGGCGCTGCGCCTGGGCGAGCAGCGGGTCCGGCTCACCGACCGCCGGCTCGCCGAGTGGCTCTCCTGGGAGCGGTACACGCTGTGGCTGCGGTCGGTCTGGTTCCCGACCATCGACGCCGTCTACACCGCGGCTGTCCTGGCCACCCTGGTGCTCGGCGGCCTGTTCGCGCTCCACGGGTGGATCACGGTCGGCCAGTTGACCAGCGGGGTGCTGTACGCCCAGATGCTCACCGGCCCGGTCGACCTGATCCTGCGCTGGTACGACGAGCTCCAGATCGGGCAGGCCTCGCTGGCGCGGCTGGTCGGCGTCCGCGAGGTGCCCGCGCACGAGGGCGACGAGTCCACCCGGCCGGCAGGCCGCCGGGTCGAGGCCCGGGACGTGCGGTTCGGCTACCGCGAGGGCGCGGACGTCCTGCACGGGATCAGCCTGGACGTCGCCCCCGGCAGCCGGGTGGCGCTGGTCGGGCCGTCCGGGGCGGGGAAGTCCACCCTCGGGCGGCTGCTGGCCGGGATCTACGCGCCCGGCCGGGGCAGCGTGACGCTCGGCGGGGCGGCGCTGGCGAGGATGCCGGCGGAGCGGGTCCGGGCCGAGGTCGCCCTTGTCAATCAGGAGCACCACGTGTTCGTCGGCACCCTGCGGGACAACCTTCGGCTGGCAGCGCCCGGGGCGGGGGACACCGAACTGCGGGCCGCGCTGGACGCGGTGGACGCCGGGGACTGGGTGGCCGCGCTGCCGCACGGCCTGGACACCGAGGTCGGTTCCGGCGGCGCCGCGCTGACCCCGCCACAGGCCCAGCAACTAGCCCTGGCCCGGCTGGTGCTGGCCGATCCGCACACTCTGGTGCTGGACGAGGCCACCTCGCTGCTCGACCCGCGTGCCGCCCGGCACCTGGAGCGCTCGCTCTCCCGCGTGCTGGAGGGCCGGACGGTGATCGCCATCGCGCACCGGCTGCACACCGCGCACGACGCCGACGTGATCGCGGTGGTCGAGGACGGGCGGATCAGCGAGTACGGCAGCCACCCGGAGCTGGTCGCGGCGGGTGGGCCGTACGCGGCGCTCTGGCGCTCCTGGCGGGACGAGCGGTAG
- a CDS encoding LapA family protein — translation MTKTSDRSSGPKRSEIGGIPTRYIGIGVIVILAVWFLFANLDKVKIQFWVFTVTTPLWIALLATLVAGGALGWLLKGRRTR, via the coding sequence GTGACCAAGACTTCAGACCGCTCGTCCGGCCCCAAGCGCAGTGAGATCGGGGGGATCCCCACCCGGTACATCGGGATCGGCGTCATCGTCATCCTCGCGGTGTGGTTCCTGTTCGCCAACCTCGACAAGGTGAAGATCCAGTTCTGGGTCTTCACCGTCACCACGCCGCTCTGGATCGCCCTGCTGGCCACCCTGGTCGCGGGCGGTGCGCTGGGCTGGCTGCTGAAGGGACGGCGCACCCGGTGA
- a CDS encoding LysR family transcriptional regulator, producing MFDSRHIRTFHEVVRAGSYSAAARELGYTQPAITQQMKALERTVGVPLFTRAGRGLRLTEAGEALSRHAELILGSMSAAQQQLAALARLRAGRVRVCAFPSANATLIPEAMARLLAEHPGVRVELLEAEPPDSVQRLLRGECDIALAFRYPGGTTEVPDGVDEIPLMEDLLTVLLPVGHPLGRRHAVRLADLDGERWIAGCPRCRANLLHVCAEEGFAPDIVFSTDDNLAVQSLVAAGVGIALMPALVLSFMCHRKVTGRAVEPHLRRQVSAYVLREHRRIPATALVLDHLRQAAASRVGC from the coding sequence GTGTTCGACTCACGGCACATCAGGACGTTTCACGAGGTCGTCCGGGCCGGCTCCTACTCGGCGGCGGCCCGCGAACTCGGCTACACCCAGCCCGCCATCACCCAGCAGATGAAGGCGCTCGAACGCACCGTCGGCGTCCCGCTGTTCACCCGGGCCGGGCGCGGACTGCGGCTCACCGAGGCCGGCGAGGCGCTCTCCCGGCACGCCGAGCTGATCCTCGGCAGCATGTCCGCCGCCCAGCAGCAGCTCGCCGCACTCGCCCGGCTGCGCGCCGGGCGCGTCCGGGTCTGCGCCTTCCCCAGCGCCAACGCCACCCTGATTCCCGAGGCGATGGCCCGGCTGCTCGCCGAGCACCCCGGCGTACGGGTCGAGCTGCTGGAGGCCGAGCCGCCGGACTCCGTCCAGCGGCTGCTGCGCGGGGAGTGCGACATCGCACTGGCCTTCCGCTATCCCGGCGGCACCACCGAGGTACCGGACGGGGTGGACGAGATCCCCCTGATGGAGGACCTGCTCACCGTGCTGCTGCCGGTCGGGCACCCGCTCGGGCGCCGGCACGCCGTCCGGCTCGCCGATCTCGACGGCGAGCGCTGGATCGCCGGCTGCCCGCGCTGTCGCGCCAACCTGCTGCACGTCTGCGCGGAGGAGGGCTTCGCGCCGGACATCGTGTTCTCGACGGACGACAACCTCGCGGTGCAGAGCCTCGTCGCCGCCGGGGTCGGGATCGCGCTGATGCCGGCGCTCGTGCTCTCCTTCATGTGCCACCGCAAGGTCACCGGGCGGGCCGTCGAGCCGCACCTGCGGCGGCAGGTGAGCGCTTACGTGCTGCGGGAGCACCGGCGGATTCCGGCCACGGCGCTCGTCCTGGATCACCTGCGGCAGGCGGCCGCGAGCCGGGTGGGGTGCTGA
- a CDS encoding cysteine dioxygenase family protein yields MTPSATVGSDRLTQRMTALIGEIRAVVDRGLPPELTAYLVGERLAPHLLVDPDGPDALLTPAQREGDPQRYRQHVVHAEEDGSFSVVALVWLPGQQTPIHDHVSWCVAGVHQGQESETRYRLVSDGRAARLVETEHVAGPAGTVAAFAPPGDIHLVRNACSTTAISIHVYGADVSRLGTSIRRVYRLPADQQR; encoded by the coding sequence ATGACACCCTCAGCCACGGTCGGCAGCGACCGGCTCACCCAGCGGATGACCGCCCTGATCGGCGAGATCCGTGCCGTCGTGGACCGCGGACTGCCGCCCGAACTCACCGCCTACCTGGTCGGCGAACGCCTCGCCCCGCACCTGCTGGTCGACCCCGACGGGCCCGACGCGCTGCTCACCCCCGCCCAGCGCGAGGGCGATCCCCAGCGCTACCGGCAGCACGTCGTGCACGCCGAGGAGGACGGCAGCTTCTCCGTCGTCGCGCTGGTCTGGCTGCCCGGCCAGCAGACCCCGATCCACGACCACGTCTCCTGGTGCGTGGCCGGCGTCCACCAGGGCCAGGAGAGCGAGACCCGCTACCGGCTCGTCTCCGACGGACGCGCCGCCCGGCTCGTCGAGACCGAGCACGTGGCCGGCCCGGCCGGGACCGTCGCCGCCTTCGCCCCGCCCGGCGACATCCACCTGGTGCGCAACGCGTGCAGCACCACCGCCATCTCCATCCACGTGTACGGCGCCGACGTGTCGCGGCTCGGCACCAGCATCCGGCGGGTCTACCGGCTTCCCGCAGACCAGCAGCGGTGA
- a CDS encoding YeiH family protein, with amino-acid sequence MALTVRERRTGARTRLLPPLGGDAPGLLLAAAGVAAALAVHAAVPAVPKLTAAVVLGMAAAHLPGLRPVVRGVARPGLSLAGKRLMRLGIVLLGLKLSLDDVLGLGWATVAMVLAVVAATFVGTLWLGRRLGLPGDQPLLVATGYSICGASAIGAVSQAAGSEEEDVAASVALVTLCGTLAIAVLPLLQHPLGLGGAEFGRWVGASVHDVGQVVATAQTGGAGALREAVLVKLMRVVLLAPLVAGVAVAVRRNQQWVKKNIGERTSKSSVKSDSRPPILPLFVAGFLAMIVLRTTGVLPERALTLAGDAQELLLAAALFGLGSAVHLPTMVRTGGRIALLGLGSWVMVAGVSYAGVLLTT; translated from the coding sequence GTGGCACTGACCGTACGAGAGCGGCGCACCGGCGCCCGCACCCGCCTGCTGCCCCCGCTCGGCGGAGACGCCCCCGGCCTGCTGCTGGCCGCGGCCGGGGTGGCCGCCGCGCTGGCCGTCCACGCGGCCGTGCCGGCCGTGCCCAAGCTCACCGCCGCCGTCGTGCTCGGCATGGCGGCGGCCCACCTGCCCGGGCTGCGCCCGGTGGTCCGCGGGGTGGCCCGGCCCGGGCTCTCGCTGGCCGGGAAGCGGCTGATGCGGCTCGGGATCGTGCTGCTCGGGCTGAAGCTCAGCCTGGACGACGTGCTCGGCCTCGGCTGGGCGACCGTCGCCATGGTGCTCGCCGTGGTCGCGGCGACCTTCGTGGGCACGCTGTGGCTGGGCCGGCGGCTCGGGCTGCCCGGGGACCAGCCGCTGCTGGTCGCCACCGGGTACTCGATCTGCGGCGCCTCGGCGATCGGCGCGGTCAGCCAGGCGGCGGGCAGCGAGGAGGAGGACGTCGCCGCCTCCGTCGCTCTCGTGACGCTCTGCGGCACGCTCGCGATCGCCGTGCTGCCGCTGCTCCAGCACCCGCTCGGCCTCGGCGGGGCGGAGTTCGGACGCTGGGTCGGCGCGAGCGTGCACGACGTCGGGCAGGTGGTCGCCACCGCGCAGACCGGCGGGGCCGGGGCGCTTCGCGAGGCCGTCCTGGTCAAGCTGATGCGGGTGGTGCTGCTCGCGCCGCTGGTCGCCGGTGTGGCGGTCGCGGTCCGGCGGAACCAGCAGTGGGTGAAAAAGAACATTGGTGAACGAACCTCTAAAAGTTCGGTCAAAAGCGACAGTCGGCCTCCGATCCTCCCGCTGTTCGTGGCGGGATTCCTTGCAATGATCGTTCTGCGGACCACCGGGGTGCTGCCGGAGCGTGCGCTCACGTTGGCCGGGGACGCCCAGGAGCTGTTGCTGGCCGCCGCGTTGTTCGGGCTCGGCAGCGCGGTGCACCTGCCGACCATGGTCCGCACCGGCGGGCGGATCGCCCTGCTCGGGCTCGGATCCTGGGTGATGGTCGCGGGCGTCTCGTACGCCGGGGTGCTGCTCACAACGTGA
- a CDS encoding spermidine synthase family protein has protein sequence MSTALPERDGRAVVVTLDRREGPFGEVVLRQRGPHFEIIANGCFLMDTADGRSERLLIQAALDELDRTGTTVERPSVLIGGLGVGFSLAYAVAEPRWGRIAIVERETAIIDWHRTGPLGAFSGGALEDERVAVLHTDLLEYLAAADGERYHALCLDIDNGPDWTVTDSNAGLYGADGLAVLWHRLQPGGVLAMWSAQPSPDFEEALRAAGFSDVVTHEIPVARGVPDVVHLARRPG, from the coding sequence ATGTCCACCGCACTGCCCGAACGGGACGGCCGCGCGGTCGTCGTGACGCTCGACCGGCGCGAGGGGCCGTTCGGCGAGGTGGTACTGCGGCAACGCGGGCCTCACTTCGAGATCATCGCCAACGGCTGCTTCCTGATGGACACCGCCGACGGCCGCTCGGAGCGGCTGCTGATCCAGGCCGCGCTGGACGAGCTGGACCGCACCGGCACCACCGTCGAGCGGCCCTCGGTGCTGATCGGCGGCCTCGGTGTCGGCTTCTCGCTGGCGTACGCGGTGGCCGAGCCGCGCTGGGGGCGGATCGCCATCGTCGAGCGCGAGACCGCGATCATCGACTGGCACCGGACCGGGCCGCTGGGCGCGTTCTCGGGCGGCGCGCTGGAGGACGAGCGGGTCGCGGTGCTCCACACCGACCTGCTGGAGTACCTGGCCGCGGCCGACGGCGAGCGCTACCACGCGCTGTGCCTGGACATCGACAACGGCCCGGACTGGACCGTCACCGACTCCAACGCCGGGCTGTACGGCGCGGACGGGCTCGCCGTGCTCTGGCACCGGCTGCAGCCGGGCGGCGTGCTGGCGATGTGGAGCGCGCAGCCCTCCCCGGACTTCGAGGAGGCGCTGCGCGCGGCGGGCTTCTCGGACGTCGTCACGCACGAGATCCCGGTCGCCCGGGGCGTGCCCGACGTGGTGCACCTGGCCCGGCGCCCGGGCTGA
- a CDS encoding TetR/AcrR family transcriptional regulator, with translation MASRTPSPTAARPERNPAPGPAAPDPAGASASERPRRRLSVDERREQLIAVALELFSLRPPEEVSIDDIAAAAGASRPLVYHYFPGKQALYEESLRRAGRELAGRFEEPAEGPLSERLHRVMGRYLDFVQSHGPGFAALLRGGSVAASAGTSAVIDEVRQAAHEQILSHLAIPDPSPGLRLTVRAWIANAEITSLEWLAERSLPLEELQLHLVQEFVASLVLTAAREPALAAELASFFADERPDGPTGRLVQDLAGLLAAPGIAEAVTALATPAPGEPSPQATD, from the coding sequence ATGGCCTCCCGTACGCCGTCGCCGACGGCCGCCCGCCCCGAACGGAACCCCGCTCCGGGCCCGGCGGCCCCGGACCCGGCCGGCGCTTCCGCGAGCGAGCGTCCGCGCCGGCGGCTGAGCGTGGACGAGCGGCGCGAGCAGCTGATCGCCGTCGCGCTGGAGCTGTTCAGCCTGCGCCCGCCGGAGGAGGTGTCGATCGACGACATCGCCGCCGCCGCGGGCGCCTCCCGGCCGCTGGTCTACCACTACTTCCCGGGCAAGCAGGCGCTCTACGAGGAGTCGCTGCGGCGGGCCGGCCGCGAACTCGCCGGGCGGTTCGAGGAGCCGGCCGAAGGGCCCCTCTCCGAACGGCTCCACCGGGTGATGGGCCGCTACCTGGACTTCGTGCAGAGCCACGGGCCCGGCTTCGCGGCGCTGCTGCGCGGCGGCTCGGTGGCCGCCAGCGCGGGCACCTCGGCGGTGATCGACGAGGTCCGGCAGGCCGCCCACGAGCAGATCCTCAGCCACCTGGCCATCCCCGATCCGAGCCCCGGCCTGCGGCTGACCGTCCGGGCCTGGATCGCCAACGCCGAGATCACCTCGCTGGAGTGGCTGGCCGAGCGCTCGCTGCCGCTGGAGGAGCTGCAGCTGCACCTGGTGCAGGAGTTCGTCGCCTCGCTCGTCCTCACCGCCGCCCGCGAGCCCGCGCTGGCCGCCGAACTCGCCTCCTTCTTCGCGGACGAGCGGCCGGACGGGCCGACCGGGCGCCTCGTCCAGGACCTCGCCGGACTGCTCGCCGCCCCCGGGATCGCCGAAGCCGTCACGGCGCTCGCCACCCCGGCCCCGGGCGAGCCGTCACCGCAGGCCACGGATTGA